One Takifugu rubripes chromosome 19, fTakRub1.2, whole genome shotgun sequence genomic window carries:
- the LOC101069856 gene encoding tribbles homolog 2-like, translated as MIKTSSQRCLKRLLEEPPDNVAKRKPAPQVPHPPTTGLSPFPRTRNPSPKSSQSKAPSRVGQYTLVERYEGEEVYRAEHSQTKKQFTCQVLSLHSYQDFLIAYNRIGQHESICSLLDTVICGDRAYVFLSGHYGDMHTYVRRWKRLSEDEMRHLFTQVLNAVSHCHQHGVILRDLKLRKFVFTDKNRTSLALLSLNDCTVLYGNHGDDSLTDRHGCPAYVSPELLTNGKGSYSGRAADIWSLGVSLYTMLVGRYPFQEMQPAALFAKIRHGAFSLPEWLSPQAKCLIGCMLRKSPAERLKASELLMHPWLTSPSRPHRSTHKTQRSSQQVLQIKQEDNQVVPTWTEKAQ; from the exons ATGATCAAAACCAGCTCTCAACGATGTCTCAAGAGGCTTCTGGAGGAGCCCCCGGATAATGTGGCCAAACGTAAACCAGCGCCTCAGGTTCCACACCCTCCCACCACTGGTCTGTCACCTTTCCCCAGAACCAGAAACCCCTCCCCAAAATCATCTCAAAGTAAAGCCCCCTCCAGAGTTGGACAGTACACACTGGTGGAGCGGtatgaaggagaggaggtgtaCAGAGCTGAACATTCCCAGACAAAGAAGCAGTTCACCTGCCAG gttcTTTCCTTGCATAGTTACCAGGATTTTTTGATTGCCTATAACAGAATTGGTCAGCACGAAAGCATCTGCAGCTTACTAGACACGGTGATATGTGGGGACAGGGCATATGTCTTCCTGTCTGGTCACTATGGTGACATGCACACGTATGTGCGACGCTGGAAACGACTGAGTGAGGACGAGATGAGACATCTGTTCACTCAGGTGCTCAATGCTGTGTCACACTGTCATCAACACGGAGTCATTCTGAGAGATCTGAAGCTCCGTAAATTTGTCTTCACTGACAAAAATAG AACAAGCCTTGCTCTGCTCAGTCTCAATGACTGCACCGTCCTGTACGGTAACCACGGTGACGATTCTCTGACAGACAGGCACGGCTGCCCCGCCTATGTCAGCCCCGAACTGCTTACCAATGGGAAAGGCTCGTACTCAGGCCGCGCTGCGGACATCTGGAGTCTGGGTGTGTCTCTGTACACCATGCTAGTTGGACGATACCCATTTCAGGAGATGCAGCCCGCAGCTTTGTTTGCCAAAATCCGCCATGGTGCTTTCTCTCTGCCAGAGTGGCTTTCACCGCAAGCCAAATGCCTGATTGGCTGCATGCTGAGGAAGTCACCTGCTGAGCGACTGAAGGCGTCAGAGCTGCTGATGCACCCATGGCTCACCAGTCCCTCCCGACCGCATCGCAGCACGCACAAAACGCAGCGCAGTTCACAACAAGTACTCCAAATTAAGCAAGAGGACAACCAGGTTGTGCCAACATGGACAGAAAAAGCACAATAA